A genomic stretch from Alphaproteobacteria bacterium includes:
- the gltA gene encoding citrate synthase, producing MTDQKAKLTDHNGKDFGLPVLKGSVGPDVIDIRKLYAQSGHFTYDPAFTSTASCESKITYIDGEAGVLLHRGYPIGQLAEQGDFIEVCYLLLHGELPTAEQKAEFNHHVTYHTMLHEQLTGFFRGFRRTSHPMAILCGTVGAMSAFYHDSTDILDPKQREIASFRLIAKMPTIAAMAYKFSVGQPFVYPRNDLNYAENFLHMTFSVPCEEYRVNPVLANAMDKILILHADHEQNASTSTVRMAGSSGANPFACIAAGIASLWGPAHGGANEAVLNMLNEIGHKDRIGEYVKKAKSKDDPFRLFGFGHRVYKNYDPRAKVMRETCHEVLQDLGIDDPLLDLAMALEKVALEDEYFVEKKLYPNVDFYSGIILKAMGFPTNMFTVIFALARTVGWIAQWKEMIEDPHQRIGRPRQLYTGYTERDYVPIDKR from the coding sequence ATGACGGACCAGAAGGCGAAACTCACCGATCACAATGGCAAGGATTTCGGCTTGCCGGTCCTCAAGGGCTCGGTCGGGCCTGACGTCATCGATATCCGCAAGCTGTATGCGCAAAGCGGCCACTTCACTTACGACCCCGCCTTCACGTCAACGGCAAGCTGCGAATCGAAGATCACCTATATCGATGGCGAGGCCGGAGTGCTGCTGCACCGGGGCTACCCCATCGGCCAGCTTGCCGAGCAGGGCGATTTCATCGAGGTCTGTTACCTGCTGCTCCATGGCGAATTGCCGACGGCGGAACAGAAGGCCGAATTCAACCACCACGTCACTTACCACACCATGCTGCACGAGCAGCTGACCGGCTTCTTCAGGGGATTCCGCCGGACCAGCCACCCGATGGCGATCCTGTGCGGGACAGTCGGGGCCATGTCGGCCTTCTATCACGACAGCACCGATATCCTGGATCCCAAGCAGCGCGAGATCGCGAGCTTCCGCCTGATTGCCAAGATGCCAACGATCGCCGCCATGGCCTATAAATTCAGCGTCGGCCAGCCCTTTGTCTATCCCCGCAACGACCTGAATTACGCCGAGAACTTCCTGCATATGACCTTTTCGGTGCCGTGCGAGGAATACCGGGTGAATCCGGTCCTGGCCAACGCCATGGACAAGATTCTCATTCTCCATGCCGACCACGAGCAGAACGCCTCGACCTCGACCGTGCGCATGGCCGGCTCGTCGGGCGCCAACCCCTTCGCCTGCATTGCCGCCGGCATTGCCTCGCTCTGGGGCCCCGCCCATGGCGGCGCAAACGAGGCGGTGCTCAACATGCTGAACGAAATCGGCCACAAGGACCGCATCGGCGAATATGTGAAAAAGGCAAAATCGAAGGACGATCCCTTCCGTCTCTTCGGCTTCGGCCACCGGGTCTACAAGAACTACGACCCCCGCGCCAAGGTGATGCGCGAGACCTGCCATGAAGTGCTCCAGGATCTCGGCATCGACGACCCGCTCCTCGATCTTGCCATGGCACTCGAGAAAGTGGCGCTCGAGGACGAATATTTCGTCGAGAAGAAGCTCTATCCCAATGTCGATTTCTACTCCGGGATCATTCTCAAGGCGATGGGCTTCCCCACCAACATGTTCACGGTGATCTTCGCGCTGGCGCGCACCGTTGGCTGGATCGCCCAGTGGAAAGAAATGATCGAGGACCCGCACCAGCGTATTGGCCGGCCCCGGCAGCTATACACGGGCTATACCGAACGCGATTACGTGCCGATCGACAAGCGCTGA
- a CDS encoding aminodeoxychorismate/anthranilate synthase component II gives MILLIDNYDSFTYNLVHYLGELAAGPGAEIVVRRNDTLSAEEAVAMKPRAILLSPGPCDPDRAGICLDLIRLAAGRIPMIGVCLGHQAIGQAYGGRVVRAPTPMHGKVSAVRHNRHPIFAGVSSPFQATRYHSLVVAPDRVPECLTVTAETEDGIIMGLAHRSAPVFGVQFHPESIASQHGHRILANFLKIAGLETAPIPRSAA, from the coding sequence ATGATTTTGCTCATCGATAACTACGACAGTTTTACCTACAACCTCGTCCATTACCTGGGCGAGCTGGCTGCCGGACCGGGTGCGGAAATCGTTGTCCGGCGCAACGACACGCTGTCGGCCGAGGAGGCGGTGGCGATGAAGCCCCGTGCGATCCTCCTGTCACCCGGCCCCTGCGATCCGGACCGGGCCGGAATCTGTCTCGACCTGATCCGCCTGGCGGCCGGGCGGATCCCGATGATCGGGGTCTGTCTCGGGCATCAGGCGATCGGCCAGGCCTACGGCGGCCGCGTCGTTCGGGCGCCGACGCCGATGCACGGGAAGGTGAGCGCCGTGCGCCACAACAGGCATCCGATATTCGCCGGCGTATCGTCCCCTTTCCAGGCGACGCGCTATCATTCACTCGTTGTCGCGCCCGACCGGGTCCCCGAGTGCCTGACTGTCACGGCCGAGACCGAGGACGGCATCATCATGGGCCTGGCCCATCGCAGCGCGCCGGTTTTCGGGGTCCAGTTTCATCCCGAATCCATAGCCTCGCAGCATGGCCACCGGATCCTCGCCAATTTTCTCAAGATCGCGGGGCTCGAGACGGCGCCGATCCCGCGGAGCGCCGCCTGA
- the gltX gene encoding glutamate--tRNA ligase → MTTVTRFAPSPTGFLHIGGARTALFNWLYARHTSGSFLLRIEDTDRARSTEEAIAAILDGLRWLELDWDGAEIYQSSRRDPHVAAAERLLADGKAYRCYCTPEELQAMREKARAESRPLRYDGTWRDRDPATAPAEAPFVIRFRAPQTGETVIQDRVQGEVRVQNAELDDMVLLRADGSPTYMLSVVVDDHDMGVTHVIRGDDHLTNAFRQTQLFQALAWAPPVYAHIPLIHGPDGAKLSKRHGALGVGAYREMGILPEALCNYLLRLGWGHGDDEIISREQAIEWFDLPQVGRSAARFDMAKLTALNAHYLREADDARLVGLVRPLLETTLARTLAESECEMLRQAMPGLKQRAKSVVELAGNAAFYVRARPLPFNDGARKILDAAGLAALETATAVLRELAPEDWSQATLEARIRIVADDAGLKLGKVAQPLRAALSGSDTSPGVFEVLEILGREESLARLEDVLTAGGQPGGA, encoded by the coding sequence ATGACCACCGTGACCCGTTTCGCCCCTTCGCCCACGGGGTTTCTCCACATCGGTGGCGCCCGCACGGCGCTTTTCAACTGGCTTTACGCACGCCATACCTCGGGCAGTTTCCTGCTGCGCATCGAGGATACCGACCGCGCCCGTTCGACCGAGGAGGCGATCGCCGCCATCCTCGACGGGTTGCGCTGGCTCGAGCTCGACTGGGACGGCGCCGAAATCTACCAATCCTCGCGGCGCGATCCGCACGTGGCGGCCGCGGAACGCCTTCTGGCCGACGGCAAGGCCTATCGCTGCTATTGCACGCCCGAGGAGCTTCAGGCCATGCGCGAGAAAGCGCGGGCGGAGAGCCGGCCATTACGGTACGACGGCACCTGGCGTGACCGCGACCCGGCCACGGCACCGGCAGAGGCACCTTTCGTCATCCGTTTTCGCGCGCCGCAGACCGGGGAGACGGTGATACAGGACCGGGTCCAGGGCGAGGTAAGGGTCCAGAATGCCGAACTCGACGACATGGTCCTCCTGCGCGCCGACGGCAGCCCCACCTACATGCTGTCGGTCGTGGTTGACGATCACGACATGGGCGTAACTCATGTGATTCGTGGTGACGACCACCTGACCAACGCATTTCGCCAGACCCAGCTGTTCCAGGCGCTGGCCTGGGCACCGCCGGTCTACGCCCATATCCCGCTCATTCACGGTCCCGACGGAGCCAAGCTGTCCAAGCGCCACGGTGCGCTGGGCGTGGGCGCTTATCGGGAGATGGGAATACTGCCCGAAGCGCTGTGCAATTATCTCCTTCGGCTTGGCTGGGGACACGGCGACGACGAGATCATCTCGCGCGAACAGGCCATCGAATGGTTTGATCTGCCGCAGGTGGGCCGATCGGCCGCGCGGTTCGATATGGCGAAGCTGACCGCCCTCAATGCCCATTACTTGCGGGAGGCAGATGATGCGCGGCTGGTCGGCCTCGTGCGCCCGCTCCTCGAGACGACTCTCGCCCGAACCCTTGCCGAGAGCGAATGCGAGATGCTGCGCCAGGCCATGCCGGGGCTGAAGCAGCGGGCAAAGTCGGTCGTGGAACTGGCCGGGAATGCCGCGTTTTACGTGCGCGCGCGACCGCTTCCCTTCAATGACGGCGCGCGCAAAATTCTCGATGCCGCTGGACTCGCTGCCCTCGAGACGGCTACGGCCGTCCTGCGCGAACTGGCGCCTGAGGACTGGAGCCAGGCGACGCTGGAAGCGCGAATCCGGATTGTGGCGGACGACGCCGGGTTGAAACTGGGCAAGGTGGCCCAGCCCCTCAGGGCTGCGCTCTCGGGCTCCGACACCTCACCCGGCGTGTTCGAGGTGCTTGAGATCCTCGGCCGGGAAGAAAGCCTGGCGCGCCTCGAGGACGTGCTCACAGCCGGTGGACAACCGGGCGGCGCCTGA
- the trpC gene encoding indole-3-glycerol phosphate synthase TrpC, with amino-acid sequence MTGPARDILTKICADKREHVAARQIETPFTEIRQRAADAPHPRDFIGALAARADGGSYPLIAEIKKASPSRGLIRKDFDPAALARIYAENGASCLSVLTDRPYFQGEDAHLLQARKSVDLPILRKDFTIDPYQIFEARVLGADAVLIILAAIPDNLAAELIGLADELGLASLVEIHDRAELDRAVALGGKMIGVNNRNLKTLEVNLKISEELIPALPRNVLAVAESGLGTPEDLARAWRAGARAFLIGERFMREPDVGVAVRAMIDDGPPDDGAGHRDQRKRDDG; translated from the coding sequence ATGACAGGCCCGGCGCGTGACATCCTGACCAAGATATGTGCCGACAAGCGCGAGCACGTCGCGGCCCGGCAGATCGAGACCCCTTTTACCGAGATTCGGCAGCGGGCCGCGGATGCGCCGCACCCGCGCGACTTCATCGGTGCCCTCGCCGCCCGTGCTGACGGCGGTAGCTACCCGCTAATCGCCGAAATCAAGAAGGCCTCGCCCTCCCGCGGCCTCATTCGCAAGGATTTCGATCCCGCTGCGCTCGCCCGCATCTACGCCGAAAACGGGGCAAGCTGCCTGTCCGTTCTCACGGACAGGCCCTACTTCCAAGGAGAGGACGCGCATCTCCTCCAGGCAAGAAAGTCTGTGGATCTGCCTATTCTGCGCAAGGATTTCACCATCGATCCCTATCAGATCTTTGAAGCGCGGGTACTTGGGGCCGATGCCGTCCTGATTATCCTGGCCGCGATTCCGGATAATCTGGCAGCGGAGCTGATCGGCCTGGCCGATGAGCTGGGACTGGCCAGCCTGGTCGAGATTCATGACCGGGCCGAGCTGGATCGGGCGGTCGCGCTCGGCGGAAAAATGATCGGTGTTAATAATAGAAATCTCAAGACATTAGAGGTTAATCTTAAGATTTCCGAAGAGCTTATTCCCGCGCTTCCCCGCAACGTACTGGCAGTCGCGGAAAGTGGCCTTGGCACACCCGAGGATCTGGCCCGCGCCTGGCGCGCGGGCGCGCGCGCCTTCCTGATCGGCGAGCGGTTCATGCGCGAGCCCGATGTCGGCGTTGCCGTCCGGGCGATGATCGACGACGGCCCGCCGGACGATGGCGCGGGCCACCGCGACCAGAGGAAGCGGGATGACGGATAA
- the trpD gene encoding anthranilate phosphoribosyltransferase, with translation MAARRGSRKAAPAVRTLKDLLPKVAAGETLTEREAEAAFSFLMTGDATPAQMGAFLMALRVRGETVDEIAGAARVLRERAERVIAPKGAVDTCGTGGDASGTFNISTAAALVVAACGVPVAKHGNRAISSRSGSADLLTAAGVNLEAPLEVVMEGMHRLNFGFLMAPRHHLATRNVAPVRTELGTRTIFNLLGPLSSPALAKRQVLGVFDKRWVEPVAQVLHRLGSTRAWVVHGSDGLDEITTTGITHVAELKNRRVRAFTVRPEQAGLKRAKLSDLAGGTPRQNARRLGRLLRGETGPIRDIVLLNAAAALIVADRATSLAEGVKLAATAIDDGSGQRLLRELVRLTQAPARQDNTGADDGDERQETP, from the coding sequence ATGGCAGCCCGTCGTGGAAGCCGGAAAGCCGCGCCGGCCGTGCGCACGCTGAAAGACCTCCTCCCGAAGGTCGCGGCCGGCGAGACGCTGACCGAACGGGAGGCCGAGGCCGCGTTTTCCTTCCTGATGACGGGCGACGCCACGCCTGCGCAGATGGGCGCCTTCCTCATGGCCTTGCGGGTTCGCGGCGAAACCGTGGACGAGATCGCCGGGGCCGCGCGCGTACTGCGCGAACGGGCCGAGCGGGTCATCGCTCCCAAAGGCGCAGTCGATACCTGCGGCACCGGCGGCGATGCCTCCGGCACCTTCAATATCTCGACCGCCGCCGCCCTGGTGGTGGCGGCCTGCGGCGTACCGGTCGCGAAACATGGCAATCGCGCGATTTCATCGCGCTCCGGCTCGGCTGATCTGCTGACCGCGGCCGGCGTCAATCTGGAGGCGCCCCTCGAGGTCGTGATGGAGGGGATGCACCGGCTGAATTTCGGCTTTCTCATGGCGCCTCGTCACCACCTGGCGACGCGCAACGTCGCGCCGGTCAGGACCGAGCTTGGGACCCGGACAATCTTCAACCTGCTGGGGCCTCTCTCGAGCCCGGCCCTGGCGAAGCGCCAGGTGCTTGGCGTGTTCGACAAGCGGTGGGTCGAGCCGGTCGCGCAGGTTCTTCATCGCCTGGGTTCGACCCGGGCCTGGGTCGTGCACGGGAGCGACGGGCTGGACGAGATCACCACCACCGGCATCACCCATGTCGCCGAATTGAAGAACCGCCGGGTCCGGGCCTTTACCGTCCGCCCGGAACAGGCCGGCCTCAAACGGGCGAAACTGTCCGATCTGGCGGGAGGAACGCCCCGCCAGAACGCGCGCCGCCTCGGCCGCCTGCTGCGGGGCGAAACCGGCCCCATTCGTGATATCGTGCTGCTGAATGCGGCCGCCGCCCTGATCGTCGCCGACCGCGCCACCAGCCTTGCAGAGGGCGTGAAACTCGCCGCCACCGCGATCGACGACGGCAGCGGGCAGCGCCTCCTGCGCGAGCTGGTTCGCCTGACCCAGGCGCCTGCGCGCCAGGACAATACCGGCGCCGATGACGGAGATGAAAGACAGGAGACGCCATGA
- a CDS encoding molybdopterin molybdotransferase MoeA — translation MIPVEEAIARVRAGLEPVESETVPLAAALERVTAAAIAARVAHPPQDMSAMDGYAVRATDIASPPVELGVIGEAPAGAAYAGVVGPGQAVRIFTGGPVPAGADTVVIQEDTEAVPARHRVRILQSPERGRYIRPAGMDFMAGETVIAAGRRITARTLALLAAMNIAEVPVRRRPRIALLSLGSELVEVGAQPGPYSVINSNSHGLAAFFRAEGAEVTDLGIAPDDAAATGDRLEQLKDAGADLLVTTGGASVGDHDLIRDVLGDRGFETAFWKVAMRPGKPSFFGRLRGPGFGNLPVLGLPGNPVSALVSAVLYARPFLAARLGRAEAVNRPVAARLTTALAANDSRQDYLRAAVELDETGMYRASPFPRQDSAMILPLERADGLIVRPPHAPARAAGETVPVILL, via the coding sequence ATGATCCCGGTCGAAGAGGCGATTGCCCGGGTCCGGGCCGGGCTCGAGCCGGTCGAAAGCGAGACCGTCCCGCTCGCCGCCGCCCTCGAGCGCGTGACGGCGGCCGCCATTGCCGCCCGCGTCGCCCACCCGCCTCAGGATATGTCGGCCATGGACGGCTACGCCGTTCGCGCCACCGATATCGCCAGCCCGCCCGTCGAACTCGGCGTCATCGGCGAGGCGCCCGCCGGTGCCGCCTACGCAGGCGTGGTGGGCCCCGGCCAGGCCGTCAGGATTTTCACTGGCGGGCCGGTGCCCGCAGGCGCCGACACCGTCGTCATTCAGGAAGATACCGAGGCGGTTCCGGCCCGGCACCGGGTCCGCATCCTTCAGTCGCCCGAGAGGGGCCGATACATCCGGCCGGCCGGCATGGATTTCATGGCAGGCGAAACGGTGATCGCGGCCGGCCGGCGTATTACCGCCCGGACACTGGCATTGCTTGCAGCGATGAATATCGCCGAAGTGCCGGTGCGCCGCCGGCCCCGCATCGCCCTTCTTTCGCTCGGCAGCGAACTGGTCGAGGTGGGCGCGCAGCCGGGCCCCTACAGCGTGATCAATTCCAACAGCCACGGCCTGGCCGCCTTCTTCCGGGCGGAGGGGGCCGAGGTCACGGATCTGGGGATCGCGCCCGACGACGCGGCCGCCACCGGCGACAGGCTCGAGCAGCTCAAGGATGCCGGGGCGGATCTGCTGGTGACGACCGGCGGCGCGTCCGTCGGCGACCACGATCTGATCCGGGACGTTCTGGGAGACCGCGGTTTCGAGACCGCCTTCTGGAAAGTCGCGATGCGGCCCGGCAAACCCTCGTTCTTCGGCCGGTTGAGGGGGCCGGGTTTCGGGAACCTGCCGGTGCTGGGCCTGCCCGGCAATCCGGTCTCGGCCCTGGTCTCGGCGGTGCTCTATGCCCGTCCCTTCCTGGCCGCCCGGCTGGGCCGCGCCGAAGCGGTAAACCGCCCCGTCGCAGCCCGGCTGACCACTGCCCTTGCGGCCAATGACTCCCGCCAGGATTACCTGCGCGCCGCCGTCGAACTCGACGAAACGGGAATGTATCGGGCGAGCCCCTTCCCCCGGCAGGACAGCGCCATGATCCTGCCTCTCGAGCGGGCGGACGGGCTGATCGTGCGCCCGCCCCACGCGCCCGCCCGGGCCGCCGGCGAAACCGTCCCAGTAATTCTCCTCTGA
- a CDS encoding ComEC/Rec2 family competence protein: MDLAGAAKSETGGGPKRRAIPVLPWRARELMAAGLAERERWVLFMPVALGGGIAWYFALGSEPPLWAGPLVALAGGLGLVGLFRRGRAPGPGQGPGQGLGQGLGQEGPGALWSVLLCLGLLLGGTGFGSAALRTELLRAPVIAEKTRPVTLAGCVRRIDMRPDGPRVLIVPLQIDGFAPGTLPRELRIKLWHAALAGEGAANLRPGACVRFRAALVPPPRPALPGGYDFQRRSFFQGIGGYGFALSLPEAAPEMAPSGPGFQLQARVEALRRAVFQEVTQELDGATGAIAVALLTGDRSAIPPDVMQAVRDSGLAHLLAISGLHVGLVAGILFFAARATMAAMPSLALRHPIKKYAALIGFLGAAFYLILSGATIPTQRAVIMLGLVMIAVAVDREAISMRIVAWAAALILIFAPESLMEAGFQMSFAAVIALVAAYEALYRDRGWRRSMQRRAQESANPLLRVALFVGIYLAGTALTTLVASLATSPFAAFHFNRVAAFGLVANLIAVPLTALWIMPFGVVALALMPFGLASVALGPMGWGIDAVIGTATAIAAWPMAAFSHPAMPPASFALLVIGGLWLCLWRTRWRLYGLGAIGLGLAILPVAPQGPDILVTGDGRTFMVRSADGAAFVSPGRENDFERTAWARHFGHESSRIRTFPGPGAGALDLVLARLGSARLACDSLACVLRTADGSEVSLGAGWAALAEDCGRAARLVIAAVPDTGRCGGVRLIDRFDLWRNGGHAVWLSPQAIGIETVAERQGDRPWRVRPGAD, encoded by the coding sequence ATGGACCTGGCGGGGGCGGCAAAGTCGGAAACCGGGGGCGGCCCGAAACGGCGCGCGATCCCGGTGCTGCCCTGGCGGGCGCGCGAGTTGATGGCCGCTGGTCTCGCGGAGCGCGAGCGCTGGGTGCTCTTCATGCCGGTCGCACTTGGCGGCGGGATCGCCTGGTACTTCGCTCTCGGGAGCGAGCCGCCTCTCTGGGCAGGTCCGCTCGTCGCGCTTGCCGGCGGGCTCGGTCTTGTCGGCCTGTTTCGCCGCGGCCGGGCGCCAGGACCGGGGCAAGGACCGGGGCAAGGACTGGGGCAAGGACTGGGGCAAGAGGGGCCGGGAGCACTCTGGTCCGTTCTTCTGTGTCTCGGCCTGCTTCTTGGCGGGACCGGATTCGGTTCCGCCGCCTTGCGGACCGAGTTGCTGCGCGCGCCGGTGATCGCCGAAAAGACCCGGCCCGTCACTCTGGCCGGGTGTGTCCGGCGCATCGACATGCGGCCCGACGGGCCCCGTGTCCTCATCGTACCGCTGCAGATCGACGGGTTTGCCCCAGGCACCCTTCCCCGCGAACTGCGTATCAAGCTCTGGCATGCGGCGCTTGCCGGGGAGGGCGCGGCAAATCTCAGGCCCGGTGCCTGCGTCCGGTTTCGCGCTGCTCTGGTGCCGCCGCCACGGCCCGCCTTGCCGGGCGGCTACGATTTTCAGCGCCGGTCCTTTTTTCAGGGCATCGGCGGCTATGGCTTCGCGCTCTCCCTGCCCGAAGCAGCGCCCGAAATGGCGCCGTCGGGCCCGGGCTTTCAACTGCAGGCCCGGGTCGAGGCGCTTCGCCGGGCCGTCTTTCAGGAGGTCACACAAGAGCTGGACGGTGCCACCGGGGCGATTGCGGTCGCCCTGCTGACCGGGGATCGAAGCGCTATTCCGCCCGATGTCATGCAGGCCGTGAGAGATTCGGGGCTCGCGCATCTGCTCGCCATTTCGGGATTGCATGTGGGGCTGGTCGCGGGGATCCTGTTTTTCGCCGCGCGTGCGACGATGGCGGCGATGCCGTCCCTGGCGCTTCGTCATCCGATCAAGAAATACGCCGCGCTGATCGGATTTCTCGGGGCCGCGTTCTATCTCATCCTGTCGGGCGCGACGATCCCGACACAACGCGCAGTGATCATGCTGGGGCTGGTGATGATCGCGGTCGCGGTCGACCGCGAGGCGATCTCCATGCGGATCGTTGCCTGGGCGGCCGCGCTCATCCTGATTTTCGCCCCGGAAAGCCTGATGGAGGCGGGGTTTCAGATGTCCTTCGCGGCGGTTATCGCGCTGGTCGCGGCGTACGAGGCTTTGTATCGGGACCGGGGGTGGCGACGAAGCATGCAGCGCAGGGCTCAGGAGAGCGCGAACCCGCTCCTGCGCGTGGCGCTGTTTGTCGGCATTTATCTGGCCGGTACCGCGCTGACGACACTGGTCGCCAGCCTGGCGACCAGCCCCTTTGCGGCCTTTCACTTCAACCGGGTCGCGGCCTTCGGTCTGGTCGCAAATTTGATCGCGGTGCCGCTGACGGCGCTCTGGATCATGCCGTTCGGCGTCGTTGCCCTGGCGCTGATGCCGTTCGGCCTCGCTTCCGTCGCGCTCGGTCCCATGGGGTGGGGGATCGATGCGGTGATCGGCACGGCGACGGCCATCGCGGCGTGGCCCATGGCGGCCTTTTCCCACCCGGCCATGCCCCCGGCGAGTTTCGCGCTCCTCGTCATCGGCGGTCTCTGGCTCTGTCTCTGGCGAACGCGCTGGCGCCTCTACGGCCTCGGCGCCATTGGCCTTGGCCTGGCCATCCTGCCGGTTGCCCCTCAGGGGCCGGATATACTGGTTACGGGGGACGGGCGCACATTCATGGTCCGGTCGGCCGATGGCGCCGCGTTCGTTTCGCCTGGCCGTGAAAATGATTTCGAACGCACGGCCTGGGCGCGCCATTTCGGGCACGAATCCTCCCGGATACGAACGTTCCCCGGGCCCGGAGCCGGCGCTCTCGATCTCGTTCTGGCCCGGCTCGGATCAGCGCGCCTGGCGTGCGATTCCCTTGCCTGTGTCCTGCGGACGGCCGATGGCAGCGAGGTTTCTCTTGGCGCCGGCTGGGCCGCACTCGCCGAAGATTGCGGCAGGGCAGCCCGTCTCGTGATCGCGGCCGTGCCCGATACCGGACGATGCGGCGGGGTGCGGCTGATCGACCGTTTCGATCTTTGGCGTAATGGCGGGCACGCTGTCTGGCTGTCGCCCCAGGCCATCGGGATCGAGACTGTGGCTGAGCGCCAGGGTGACCGGCCGTGGCGCGTGCGGCCGGGCGCGGATTAG
- the moaC gene encoding cyclic pyranopterin monophosphate synthase MoaC produces MTDKSDQFTHFDEAGHARMVDIADKAVSSRIAVAGGRIVMRPATLDKILAGSMDKGDVLGTARLAGIQAAKRTSDLIPLCHPLALSSVAVEFRPVPAESALEITAVCRVTGRTGVEMEALTAVSVAALTIYDMCKAVDREMVLGEIRLLRKSGGASGDFERPDT; encoded by the coding sequence ATGACGGATAAGTCCGACCAGTTCACCCATTTTGACGAAGCCGGCCATGCCCGGATGGTCGATATCGCCGACAAGGCGGTTTCAAGCCGGATTGCGGTCGCGGGCGGACGGATCGTCATGCGGCCGGCAACCCTCGACAAGATTCTGGCCGGTTCGATGGACAAGGGCGATGTCCTTGGTACGGCGCGCCTCGCCGGCATCCAGGCCGCCAAGCGGACGTCGGACCTCATTCCGCTGTGCCATCCCCTGGCGCTTTCCTCGGTGGCGGTGGAGTTCCGGCCGGTGCCGGCGGAATCCGCGCTTGAAATCACGGCCGTCTGCCGGGTTACCGGGCGAACGGGGGTGGAGATGGAGGCCCTGACCGCGGTTTCCGTGGCCGCGCTCACCATCTACGACATGTGCAAGGCGGTGGATCGGGAGATGGTATTGGGCGAGATTCGGCTCCTGCGCAAATCAGGCGGCGCGTCAGGCGATTTCGAGCGCCCGGACACATGA
- the lexA gene encoding transcriptional repressor LexA: MLTRKQAELLTFINEHLQRSGVAPSFDEMKDALGLSSKSGIHRLITALEERGFIRRLAHRARALEVLRLPDATALGQAGSGDASQPVRRPSFKPNVIEGDFGGALSGATGSANDESVGLPLYGRIAAGTPIEALRDPGNFISVPGFMLDGRGEHYCLEVAGDSMEEAGIVDGDTVIIRRADTANSGQIVVALIDDEEVTLKRLRRRGGSIALEPANRAYETRIFGPDRVKVQGELVGLLRRYH, encoded by the coding sequence ATGCTGACACGCAAACAGGCCGAACTGCTGACATTCATCAACGAGCACTTGCAACGGAGCGGCGTGGCGCCGTCCTTCGACGAAATGAAGGACGCCCTTGGCCTCAGCTCGAAATCAGGCATTCACCGTCTGATCACCGCCCTGGAGGAGCGCGGCTTCATTCGCCGCCTTGCCCACCGCGCCCGTGCTCTCGAGGTTCTGCGCCTGCCTGACGCAACAGCGCTGGGCCAGGCCGGGTCCGGCGATGCATCGCAACCGGTCCGCCGGCCGAGTTTCAAGCCAAACGTAATCGAAGGCGATTTCGGCGGTGCTCTCTCTGGGGCGACCGGCTCGGCCAACGACGAGTCCGTGGGGCTTCCGCTTTACGGCCGTATCGCGGCCGGCACTCCCATCGAGGCGCTGCGCGATCCGGGCAATTTCATCTCGGTCCCTGGATTCATGCTTGATGGAAGGGGCGAGCATTACTGCCTTGAAGTCGCTGGAGATTCCATGGAAGAAGCCGGCATCGTCGATGGTGACACGGTCATCATCCGCCGGGCCGATACGGCCAATAGCGGCCAGATCGTGGTGGCGCTGATCGATGACGAGGAAGTGACTCTGAAGCGGCTGCGCCGACGGGGCGGCTCGATCGCGCTCGAACCCGCCAACAGGGCCTACGAAACGCGGATTTTTGGCCCCGACCGGGTCAAGGTGCAGGGCGAACTCGTGGGGCTCCTGCGCCGCTACCACTAA